The proteins below are encoded in one region of Streptomyces marianii:
- a CDS encoding DUF998 domain-containing protein, producing MPETSGTSRTVALLIALGSLLYTAWVLELLLATGLDPVRAYVSELSAADQPFGGLFRATDLAAGLLVLAGAAVALPTRPRRPWSVAGWTAVAVFGLATALDSRLPLSCAPTDDPECAALETAGLVPATHTAHAVSSGLAMTGALTGMVALTIAARRYHRWPALGRFGPGLVAVELAATAWTLTAVAAFEAGRGIWWLGAGQRLQVLVVAGWLAVLALSVARDGRSRPGAGRPGARGTA from the coding sequence ATGCCCGAAACATCCGGTACATCCAGAACTGTCGCGCTGCTCATCGCACTCGGCTCCCTGCTCTACACCGCATGGGTGCTCGAACTGCTCCTGGCCACCGGCCTCGACCCGGTCCGGGCGTACGTCAGCGAACTCTCGGCGGCGGACCAGCCCTTCGGCGGCCTGTTCCGCGCCACGGACCTCGCCGCCGGGCTGCTCGTCCTCGCCGGGGCGGCCGTCGCCCTGCCGACGCGTCCGAGACGGCCGTGGTCCGTCGCGGGCTGGACCGCCGTCGCCGTGTTCGGCCTGGCGACCGCCCTCGACTCGCGGTTGCCGCTCAGCTGCGCGCCCACCGACGACCCGGAGTGCGCCGCCCTGGAGACGGCGGGCCTCGTCCCGGCCACGCACACCGCGCACGCCGTCAGTTCCGGTCTCGCCATGACGGGCGCGCTCACCGGCATGGTCGCGCTCACGATCGCGGCCCGCCGCTACCACCGGTGGCCCGCGCTGGGCCGGTTCGGGCCGGGTCTCGTCGCCGTCGAACTCGCCGCCACCGCCTGGACGCTGACCGCCGTCGCCGCCTTCGAGGCGGGCCGCGGCATCTGGTGGCTCGGCGCCGGGCAGCGACTCCAGGTGCTGGTCGTGGCAGGGTGGCTGGCGGTACTCGCGCTGTCCGTGGCGCGGGACGGCAGGAGCCGGCCGGGTGCGGGGCGGCCGGGAGCGAGGGGGACGGCGTGA
- a CDS encoding multicopper oxidase family protein gives MSRQEHTRQTSRTRRAVLGAGIAAAGSGLLAACSGGGSDDGGRGAAGAPAEGSPPADGKKASGPAAVRSVSPLRTRTFTATPSTVDIGRGRTFKTWTYNDRLPGKEVRINAGDTLELTLANHLPVPTTVHWHGIALENRMDGVPGVTQPAVKPGGTFAYRFTVPHAGTYWFHPHYGVQIDSGMYAPLIVEDPKEPLSYDHEWVIVLDDWIDGVDGSTPDDVLSQLRKGKPAMGHGNAHDGGHHGDGDDRRGRDREDGADEDRDGRPRSRPTGGVDAGYGPARAEDPDAGRDAPGPGGGRGPRRLMSGAVSKLLGGHAGDVAYPYYLINGRTADDPTEFKAKPGDRIRLRIINAGGETAFRVALGGHEMTVVHSDGFPVHPYKTDALLLGMAERYDVMVTAKDGVFPFTALAEGKRGSAMAVLRTGRGATPKPSTRPSELDRRVLQSSARLRPEESVRLDRRRPDRLIRFTLTGGMKRYDWAFDRQPYDPEVLHRVEYGERVRLVVINATDMWHPMHLHGHTFALAGIDALGARKDTAILLPHRKLVADFDADNPGLWMFHCHNIYHSESGMMTTLAYED, from the coding sequence ATGTCCAGGCAGGAGCACACTCGTCAGACCTCTCGCACCCGTCGCGCCGTACTCGGTGCCGGGATCGCCGCCGCCGGATCGGGGTTGCTCGCCGCCTGCTCCGGCGGCGGGTCGGACGACGGCGGCCGTGGCGCGGCGGGTGCCCCGGCCGAGGGGTCCCCACCAGCCGACGGAAAGAAGGCCAGCGGTCCGGCGGCGGTCCGCAGCGTGAGCCCGCTCCGCACACGTACGTTCACGGCCACGCCCAGCACGGTCGACATCGGCCGCGGACGCACGTTCAAGACGTGGACGTACAACGACCGGCTGCCGGGCAAGGAGGTGCGGATCAACGCCGGGGACACGCTCGAGCTCACCCTGGCCAACCACCTGCCGGTGCCCACCACCGTGCACTGGCACGGCATCGCCCTCGAGAACAGGATGGACGGCGTGCCGGGCGTGACGCAGCCTGCGGTCAAGCCGGGCGGGACCTTCGCGTACCGCTTCACCGTGCCGCACGCCGGCACGTACTGGTTCCACCCCCACTACGGCGTGCAGATCGACAGCGGCATGTACGCACCGCTGATCGTGGAGGACCCGAAGGAGCCGCTCTCCTACGACCACGAGTGGGTCATCGTCCTGGACGACTGGATCGACGGCGTGGACGGGTCCACACCGGACGACGTGCTGTCGCAGCTCCGCAAGGGCAAGCCCGCCATGGGCCACGGCAACGCGCACGACGGCGGCCACCACGGCGACGGGGACGACCGGCGCGGGCGGGACCGCGAGGACGGAGCCGACGAGGACCGCGACGGGCGTCCGCGGTCCCGGCCGACCGGCGGGGTCGACGCCGGGTACGGGCCGGCCAGGGCCGAGGACCCGGACGCCGGACGCGACGCCCCCGGGCCGGGTGGCGGCAGGGGCCCGCGCCGGCTGATGAGCGGCGCCGTGAGCAAGCTGCTCGGCGGCCACGCGGGCGATGTCGCGTACCCGTACTACCTGATCAACGGGCGCACGGCGGACGACCCGACCGAGTTCAAGGCGAAGCCGGGCGACCGGATCCGGCTGCGGATCATCAACGCGGGCGGCGAGACGGCGTTCCGGGTGGCGCTCGGCGGCCACGAGATGACCGTCGTCCACTCGGACGGCTTCCCCGTCCACCCGTACAAGACCGACGCGCTGCTGCTGGGCATGGCCGAGCGGTACGACGTGATGGTCACCGCGAAGGACGGGGTGTTCCCTTTCACCGCGCTGGCGGAGGGCAAGCGGGGCTCGGCGATGGCCGTGCTCCGGACGGGCCGCGGGGCCACGCCCAAGCCGTCCACCCGCCCGTCGGAGCTGGACCGCAGGGTGCTGCAGTCGTCCGCGCGCCTGCGGCCGGAGGAGTCGGTGAGACTGGACCGGCGCCGCCCGGACCGTCTCATCCGGTTCACGCTGACCGGCGGCATGAAGCGGTACGACTGGGCCTTCGACCGGCAGCCGTACGACCCGGAGGTGCTCCACAGGGTCGAGTACGGCGAGCGGGTGCGGCTGGTGGTCATCAACGCCACGGACATGTGGCACCCCATGCACCTGCACGGCCACACCTTCGCCCTGGCCGGCATCGACGCGCTGGGCGCCCGCAAGGACACGGCGATCCTGCTGCCGCACCGCAAACTGGTGGCGGACTTCGACGCCGACAATCCGGGGCTGTGGATGTTCCACTGCCACAACATCTACCACTCGGAGTCCGGGATGATGACGACGCTGGCGTACGAGGACTGA
- a CDS encoding MFS transporter: protein MSTPPGAPPAPPRVPEAVHRRRWLILAVLMFTVLIMVLDHSVLNVAVKTIASPAPVGIGATQGELEWAINSYTLVFAALLFTAGLIGDRAGRRRTLLFGMAVFGIGSALAAFSGSSGELIAYRAVMGLGAAFVMPATLAVLMNVFERDEQPKAIGIWAGGVGIAIALGPLTGGLLLEHFWWGSIFLVNVPVVVVGFVAMALLVPDSRDPEPGRIDPVGVLLSIVGLVLLVYGIIHGGELASLSDRSVLLPLVGGLTVLAVFVVYEHRIDHPALDFSYFRNPAFSAAITATALAFLSMMGVAFFSVFYLQSVLGHSPLQAGLLVLPLAVAQSLSAPRARLAVARFGAKATCTAGMMMISTGLACFAFFDTSTPLWALELAFFVQGAGMGHVMSPVTVTVMQALPREKAGVASAINNTFRQVGGALGVAVLGSLLSAAYRGGIESTLERAPGVPDEAKHAAGESLEATLAVAERLGPAGQLLIAPAHQAFLVAMHLAALCAATVTLIGAVVVAMYLPGRRKPADAPALPDERPAAGVARV from the coding sequence ATGTCCACACCGCCGGGCGCACCCCCCGCCCCACCCCGGGTTCCGGAAGCCGTTCACCGACGCCGCTGGCTCATTCTCGCCGTTCTGATGTTCACCGTGCTCATCATGGTGCTGGACCACTCGGTCCTCAACGTGGCGGTCAAGACCATCGCCTCCCCGGCGCCCGTGGGTATCGGCGCCACACAGGGGGAGCTGGAATGGGCCATCAACTCCTACACCCTCGTCTTCGCCGCCCTGCTGTTCACGGCCGGTCTGATCGGCGACCGCGCGGGCCGCAGGAGGACCCTGCTGTTCGGCATGGCCGTGTTCGGCATCGGCTCGGCGCTGGCCGCGTTCTCCGGCTCGTCCGGCGAGCTCATCGCCTACCGCGCGGTGATGGGCCTCGGCGCCGCGTTCGTGATGCCGGCGACCCTCGCCGTCCTCATGAACGTCTTCGAACGGGACGAGCAGCCCAAGGCCATCGGCATCTGGGCGGGCGGCGTGGGCATCGCCATCGCCCTCGGTCCGCTCACGGGCGGGCTGCTGCTGGAACACTTCTGGTGGGGTTCGATCTTCCTGGTGAACGTGCCGGTGGTGGTCGTCGGCTTCGTCGCGATGGCCCTGCTCGTCCCCGACTCCCGGGACCCCGAACCCGGCCGGATCGACCCCGTCGGCGTGCTGCTGTCCATCGTCGGGCTCGTCCTGCTCGTCTACGGGATCATCCACGGCGGTGAACTCGCCTCGCTCTCCGACCGGTCCGTGCTGCTGCCCCTGGTCGGCGGGCTCACCGTGCTGGCGGTGTTCGTGGTGTACGAGCACCGCATCGACCACCCGGCACTGGACTTCTCGTACTTCAGGAATCCCGCGTTCTCCGCCGCGATCACCGCGACCGCTCTCGCCTTCCTCTCGATGATGGGCGTCGCGTTCTTCTCGGTGTTCTACCTCCAGAGCGTGCTCGGCCACAGCCCGCTGCAGGCCGGTCTGCTGGTGCTGCCGCTCGCGGTGGCCCAGTCGCTGTCCGCACCGCGCGCCCGGCTGGCCGTCGCCCGGTTCGGGGCCAAGGCGACCTGCACGGCCGGAATGATGATGATCTCGACCGGGCTCGCCTGCTTCGCCTTCTTCGACACCTCGACCCCGCTGTGGGCGCTGGAGCTCGCCTTCTTCGTGCAGGGCGCCGGCATGGGGCACGTCATGTCGCCCGTCACGGTCACGGTCATGCAGGCGCTGCCGAGGGAGAAGGCGGGCGTGGCCTCCGCGATCAACAACACCTTCCGGCAGGTCGGCGGGGCGCTGGGCGTGGCCGTTCTCGGCTCCCTGCTGTCGGCCGCGTACCGGGGCGGGATCGAGAGCACCCTGGAGCGCGCCCCCGGCGTCCCGGACGAGGCGAAGCACGCGGCGGGCGAGTCGCTGGAGGCGACACTGGCCGTCGCCGAACGGCTCGGCCCCGCCGGACAGCTCCTGATCGCGCCCGCGCACCAGGCGTTCCTCGTCGCCATGCACCTGGCGGCGCTGTGCGCGGCGACGGTGACGCTCATCGGCGCGGTCGTCGTGGCCATGTATCTCCCCGGCCGGCGGAAGCCCGCGGACGCACCGGCCCTGCCGGACGAGCGCCCGGCGGCGGGGGTGGCCCGGGTATGA
- a CDS encoding NAD+ synthase, producing the protein MPQLRLALNQIDSTVGDLAGNAESIVHWTRHAAAQGAHLIAFPEMALTGYPVEDLALRSSFVEASRAALRALAVRLADEGFGEIPVIVGYLDRSEKAQPRYGQPAGAPRNAAAVLHGGRVALTFAKHHLPNYGVFDEFRYFVPGDTMPVVRVHGVDVALAICEDLWQDGGRVPAARSAGAGLLVSINASPYERNKDDTRLELVRKRAQEAGCTTAYLAMIGGQDELVFDGDSIVVDRDGEVIARAPQFAEGSVILDLDLPAADADAPTGLVDDGLTVDRIVLSEDPLPSWEPELTGGYAQRLDDEEEVYSALVVGLRAYVAKNGFRSVVVGLSGGIDSALVAAIACDALGAENVYGLSMPSKYSSDHSRDDAAELARRTGLNFRTVSIEPMFDAFMGSLSLTGLAEENLQSRLRGTTLMAVSNQEGHIVLAPGNKSELAVGYSTLYGDSVGAYGPIKDVYKSSVFRLAKWRNRAAEERGRTAPIPENSIVKPPSAELRPGQVDTDSLPDYDVLDGILELYVDRDRGKDAIVAAGYDEELVARVLRLVDTAEYKRRQYPPGTKISAKGFGKDRRLPITNRWREMTAR; encoded by the coding sequence GTGCCTCAACTTCGCCTCGCCCTGAATCAGATCGACTCGACCGTCGGCGACCTCGCCGGCAACGCCGAGTCGATCGTGCACTGGACCCGGCACGCCGCCGCGCAGGGGGCGCATCTCATCGCGTTCCCCGAGATGGCGCTGACCGGCTATCCCGTAGAGGACCTGGCCCTCCGGTCGTCCTTCGTCGAGGCGTCACGGGCCGCCCTGCGCGCGCTCGCCGTGCGTCTCGCCGACGAGGGCTTCGGGGAGATCCCCGTGATCGTCGGCTATCTCGACCGCTCGGAGAAGGCCCAGCCGCGGTACGGCCAGCCCGCCGGCGCCCCGCGGAACGCCGCGGCCGTGCTGCACGGCGGCCGGGTGGCGCTGACCTTCGCCAAGCACCACCTGCCCAACTACGGCGTCTTCGACGAGTTCCGGTACTTCGTGCCGGGCGACACCATGCCCGTCGTCCGCGTCCACGGTGTCGATGTCGCGCTCGCCATCTGCGAGGACCTCTGGCAGGACGGCGGCCGGGTCCCCGCCGCCCGGTCCGCCGGGGCCGGGCTGCTGGTCTCGATCAACGCCTCGCCGTACGAGCGGAACAAGGACGACACCCGGCTGGAACTGGTCCGCAAGCGCGCCCAGGAGGCCGGCTGCACCACCGCGTACCTCGCGATGATCGGCGGCCAGGACGAGCTCGTCTTCGACGGCGACTCGATCGTCGTCGACCGGGACGGGGAGGTGATCGCGCGCGCACCGCAGTTCGCCGAGGGCAGCGTGATCCTGGACCTCGACCTCCCGGCCGCGGACGCCGACGCCCCGACGGGCCTGGTGGACGACGGGCTGACCGTCGACCGGATCGTCCTCTCCGAGGACCCGCTCCCGTCGTGGGAGCCGGAGCTGACGGGCGGGTACGCTCAGCGGCTCGACGACGAGGAGGAGGTGTACTCGGCCCTGGTCGTCGGGCTGCGCGCGTACGTCGCCAAGAACGGCTTCCGCTCGGTCGTCGTCGGCCTCTCCGGAGGTATCGATTCGGCACTGGTCGCCGCGATCGCCTGCGACGCGTTGGGGGCGGAGAACGTCTACGGCCTCTCCATGCCGTCCAAGTACTCCTCTGACCACTCCCGGGACGACGCGGCCGAGCTCGCCCGGCGCACGGGGCTGAACTTCCGCACCGTGTCGATCGAGCCGATGTTCGACGCCTTCATGGGCTCGCTCTCGCTGACCGGTCTGGCGGAGGAGAACCTCCAGTCACGGCTGCGCGGGACGACGCTGATGGCCGTCTCCAACCAGGAGGGCCACATCGTGCTCGCGCCGGGCAACAAGTCCGAGCTGGCGGTGGGCTACTCAACGCTGTACGGCGACTCGGTCGGCGCGTACGGGCCGATCAAGGACGTGTACAAGTCCTCCGTCTTCAGGCTGGCGAAGTGGCGCAACCGGGCGGCCGAGGAGCGCGGCAGGACCGCGCCCATCCCCGAGAACTCGATCGTCAAGCCGCCGAGCGCCGAACTGCGGCCGGGGCAGGTCGACACCGACTCGCTTCCCGACTACGACGTGCTCGACGGGATCCTGGAGCTGTACGTCGACCGCGACCGGGGCAAGGACGCGATCGTGGCGGCGGGCTACGACGAGGAGCTGGTGGCGAGGGTGCTGCGGCTCGTCGACACCGCCGAGTACAAGCGGCGGCAGTACCCGCCGGGCACGAAGATCTCCGCGAAGGGCTTCGGCAAGGACCGCCGGCTGCCGATCACGAATCGCTGGCGCGAGATGACGGCGCGCTGA
- a CDS encoding endonuclease/exonuclease/phosphatase family protein: MRQAYMTESGHGSAEDPRPGSRIRALLDRLRRDPGIWRRGVVLAVVAAATGLLMVLHAQIPNRIGNVGSLTETFLPWLGLLVPVLLVLALLRRSATALVALLVPAIVWLNLFGGLLTDKSGGGEVLTVATHNVNAENTDPEGTAREVAASGADVVALEELTGDAVPAYEKALASQYRYHSVQGTVGLWSKYPMSDTRPVDIQLGWVRAMRSTVATPSGDLSVYVAHLPSVRVKMNAGFTASQRDTSADALGEAIARDPVGRVVLLGDLNGTMNDRALNAVTSQMRSTQGAAGDGFGFSWPASFPMARIDQIMVKGVEPVSSWTLPRTASDHLPIAAGIRL; encoded by the coding sequence ATGCGGCAGGCATACATGACGGAATCGGGACACGGCAGCGCGGAGGACCCCCGCCCCGGTTCCCGGATCCGGGCCCTGCTCGACCGTTTGCGGAGAGATCCGGGGATCTGGCGGCGCGGTGTCGTCCTCGCGGTCGTCGCGGCGGCCACCGGCCTGCTGATGGTCCTCCACGCGCAGATCCCCAACAGGATCGGCAACGTGGGCAGTCTCACCGAGACGTTCCTGCCCTGGCTGGGGCTCCTGGTGCCGGTGCTGCTGGTCCTCGCGCTCCTGCGGCGATCGGCGACGGCGCTGGTCGCGCTGCTCGTCCCGGCGATCGTGTGGCTGAACCTCTTCGGCGGACTGCTCACGGACAAGTCGGGCGGCGGGGAGGTCCTCACCGTCGCCACCCACAACGTGAACGCCGAGAACACCGACCCGGAGGGCACCGCCCGCGAGGTCGCCGCCTCGGGCGCCGACGTCGTCGCCCTGGAGGAACTGACGGGCGACGCGGTCCCGGCGTACGAGAAGGCGCTGGCGTCCCAGTACCGCTACCACTCCGTCCAGGGCACGGTCGGGCTGTGGAGCAAGTACCCGATGAGCGACACCCGGCCCGTCGACATCCAGCTGGGCTGGGTCCGCGCCATGCGCTCCACCGTGGCCACCCCGTCCGGCGACCTTTCGGTGTACGTCGCACACCTGCCGTCGGTGCGGGTCAAGATGAACGCCGGGTTCACCGCCAGCCAGCGGGACACCAGTGCCGACGCGCTCGGCGAGGCGATCGCCCGCGACCCGGTGGGCAGGGTCGTGCTCCTGGGAGACCTCAACGGCACGATGAACGACCGCGCCCTGAACGCGGTCACCTCGCAGATGCGCTCCACACAGGGCGCCGCCGGCGACGGTTTCGGTTTCAGCTGGCCGGCGTCGTTCCCGATGGCCCGGATCGACCAGATCATGGTGAAGGGCGTCGAGCCGGTCTCGTCCTGGACGCTGCCTCGCACGGCCAGCGACCATCTGCCCATAGCGGCCGGTATCCGTCTCTGA
- the panB gene encoding 3-methyl-2-oxobutanoate hydroxymethyltransferase produces MTLQAAQTRPADSSGKALYGGKGTRRISVHDIAAAKERGEKWPMLTAYDAMTASVFDEAGIPVMLVGDSMGNCHLGYDSTVPVTMDEMTLLSAAVVRGTRRALIVGDLPFGSYQEGPVQALRSATRLVKEAGVGAVKLEGGERSLPQTEMLVQAGIPVMSHLGLTPQSVNTMGYRVQGRGDEAAHRLLSDAKAAQDAGAFAVVLELVPAELAAEVTRSLHIPTIGIGAGPDTDAQVLVWTDMAGLTGGKVPRFTRQYANLRQTLGDAAKAFAEDVAGGAFPAEEHTFH; encoded by the coding sequence ATGACGCTTCAGGCTGCCCAGACGCGGCCCGCCGACAGCAGCGGCAAGGCGCTGTACGGCGGCAAGGGCACTCGCCGCATCTCCGTCCACGACATCGCCGCCGCCAAGGAGCGCGGCGAGAAGTGGCCCATGCTCACCGCCTACGACGCCATGACGGCGTCCGTCTTCGACGAGGCCGGCATCCCGGTGATGCTGGTCGGCGACTCGATGGGCAACTGTCACCTCGGCTACGACTCCACCGTGCCCGTCACGATGGACGAGATGACGCTGCTGTCCGCGGCCGTCGTACGGGGCACCAGGCGCGCCCTGATCGTCGGCGACCTCCCCTTCGGCTCGTACCAGGAGGGTCCCGTCCAGGCGCTGCGCTCGGCTACCCGGCTGGTCAAGGAGGCCGGGGTCGGCGCCGTCAAGCTGGAGGGCGGGGAGCGCTCCCTGCCGCAGACCGAGATGCTGGTGCAGGCGGGCATCCCGGTCATGTCCCACCTGGGTCTGACCCCGCAGTCGGTCAACACGATGGGGTACCGCGTGCAGGGCCGCGGGGACGAGGCGGCCCACCGGCTGCTGAGCGACGCCAAGGCGGCCCAGGACGCGGGCGCGTTCGCCGTCGTCCTCGAACTCGTACCCGCGGAGCTCGCGGCCGAGGTCACCCGTTCGCTGCACATCCCGACCATCGGTATCGGCGCCGGCCCGGACACGGACGCTCAGGTCCTCGTCTGGACGGACATGGCCGGGCTGACGGGCGGCAAGGTGCCGCGCTTCACCAGGCAGTACGCGAATCTGCGGCAGACGCTGGGCGACGCGGCGAAGGCGTTCGCCGAGGACGTCGCCGGCGGTGCGTTCCCTGCCGAGGAGCACACCTTCCACTGA
- a CDS encoding TetR/AcrR family transcriptional regulator has product MASGTGATRGTGTATGGRPGAASAAGAGASAPRRGRPRSEAAERSIREAVVTLLEEGLPLGDISIERIARTAGVGKATIYRRWADKEELFVDVLRDIEPPDPAMPGTSARDDLVVMLESVRLRGLAQRSSALLHNVRAQMKSHPRLWDAYVATVIDPRRATVLEILRRGVARGEIRDDLDIDLLNDLLVGPMLVRAVMRPEAPLPGDLAERMVTAVLEGLGPSSS; this is encoded by the coding sequence GTGGCGAGCGGGACCGGAGCGACACGGGGCACGGGTACGGCAACGGGCGGGCGCCCGGGTGCCGCGAGCGCCGCCGGGGCAGGCGCGAGCGCTCCTCGGCGCGGCCGGCCCCGCAGCGAGGCGGCGGAGCGCTCGATCCGCGAGGCGGTGGTGACCCTGCTGGAGGAGGGACTGCCGCTGGGCGACATCTCCATCGAGCGCATCGCCCGTACGGCCGGGGTCGGCAAGGCCACCATCTACCGGCGCTGGGCCGACAAGGAGGAGTTGTTCGTCGACGTCCTGCGGGACATCGAGCCGCCGGATCCCGCGATGCCCGGCACCTCCGCCCGTGACGACCTCGTCGTCATGCTGGAGTCGGTCCGCCTCCGCGGCCTCGCCCAGCGCTCGTCCGCACTGCTGCACAACGTGCGCGCCCAGATGAAGAGCCACCCCAGGCTGTGGGACGCGTATGTCGCGACCGTCATCGACCCGCGCCGGGCGACCGTGCTGGAGATCCTGCGCCGCGGCGTCGCCCGCGGCGAGATCCGCGACGACCTGGACATCGACCTGCTCAACGACCTCCTGGTCGGCCCGATGCTCGTGCGTGCCGTGATGCGTCCCGAGGCCCCGCTGCCCGGCGACCTCGCGGAGCGCATGGTCACGGCGGTGCTGGAGGGCCTCGGGCCGTCGTCGTCCTGA